One genomic region from Leptospira inadai serovar Lyme str. 10 encodes:
- a CDS encoding LIC20162 family protein: MSSTKIPEKKLSPWWEWAQAPNNERDKKRVSLKLRKNPIPAILSIGIYAGFLNLILPFREIIATWLFKFVEFLQIPKVLKLQLLLDPQLYKYSALVIVGYIAFAFFLDLVRFLDKNLFNNLYWEGARLKLTRRGWLGGESVRWEPNQSGLQILHKGGVLRRLLGLEKLVFFLQPPGADVSLIAESPYFSSRKNSEFLKELFHS; this comes from the coding sequence ATGAGTAGTACGAAAATTCCGGAGAAAAAACTTTCACCTTGGTGGGAGTGGGCTCAGGCCCCTAACAACGAACGAGATAAGAAAAGGGTTTCTTTAAAACTTCGTAAAAATCCGATCCCCGCAATACTATCTATAGGAATATATGCAGGATTTCTAAATTTGATTCTACCGTTTAGGGAAATCATCGCTACTTGGTTGTTTAAGTTCGTGGAATTCCTTCAAATTCCTAAAGTATTGAAACTGCAGTTACTTTTGGATCCGCAACTTTACAAGTATTCTGCCCTAGTTATCGTCGGTTATATAGCGTTTGCCTTCTTCTTGGATTTGGTTCGTTTTTTGGATAAGAATCTATTCAATAACCTATATTGGGAGGGAGCCAGACTCAAACTTACCCGAAGAGGCTGGTTAGGAGGAGAATCCGTTCGTTGGGAACCGAATCAATCAGGATTACAAATTCTGCATAAAGGCGGAGTCTTACGCAGGCTATTAGGTCTGGAAAAACTCGTATTTTTTCTGCAACCTCCGGGCGCAGACGTTTCTTTAATCGCGGAGTCGCCTTATTTCTCTTCCCGCAAAAATTCGGAGTTCTTGAAAGAGCTGTTTCATTCCTAG
- a CDS encoding DUF1574 family protein: protein MPTAKNAKFPLFYRKILWIPLGIAALAFFWDKLLSSEWVRPYTESGAEYYFYEMKGRILDTMKKETDSKSPDQKVMTFFGTSHMGEISLSEIHKENPNLIVYNLSAPSAPYSFHTYTLERLLDQKIPLDFAILEYYPDSATDFANRYALRYSYDSMYFLEHWNVFSTTDWDTFLRARVFRTSVFPPRFKEAASRLKHPEELTYLMAIRSKLTDESDRFKGGIPNTLLANTPEDKLDSEAERIHRDTYRNYKRSETQVTFLREFLKKASQNGITVVLWSPLLYSKFTEKVKQSPFYPDWIRLREQLVLEYPKTLVLDLEEYRGRVKCQKFIDPHHLSGGCFAEPTKILISYLEAKTVPHKKNSGK, encoded by the coding sequence ATGCCAACCGCCAAGAACGCTAAATTCCCTCTTTTCTATAGGAAGATTCTTTGGATTCCGCTCGGAATCGCGGCCTTGGCTTTCTTCTGGGACAAACTTTTATCTTCCGAATGGGTTCGACCTTATACGGAATCGGGAGCAGAATATTATTTTTACGAGATGAAGGGTCGTATTTTAGATACGATGAAGAAGGAAACCGATTCCAAATCTCCGGATCAAAAGGTTATGACTTTTTTCGGAACCTCGCATATGGGAGAAATTTCACTTTCCGAGATTCATAAAGAAAATCCGAACCTGATCGTTTATAACCTCTCGGCTCCTTCCGCGCCGTATTCGTTTCATACGTATACATTGGAAAGATTATTGGATCAAAAAATCCCGTTGGATTTCGCGATTTTAGAATATTATCCGGATTCGGCTACCGACTTTGCCAACCGATATGCGTTACGATATTCCTATGATTCGATGTATTTCTTGGAACATTGGAATGTGTTCTCTACGACCGATTGGGACACTTTTTTGAGAGCGAGGGTATTTCGAACTTCCGTATTCCCGCCTAGATTTAAGGAAGCAGCCTCAAGACTCAAGCATCCCGAAGAGCTTACCTATTTAATGGCGATTCGAAGCAAATTGACGGACGAGTCGGATCGATTTAAAGGTGGAATTCCCAATACTCTTCTGGCAAACACTCCCGAAGATAAATTGGATTCGGAAGCGGAACGAATCCATAGAGATACGTACCGAAATTATAAACGCTCGGAAACTCAGGTCACTTTTCTTCGAGAATTCTTAAAAAAGGCCTCTCAAAATGGAATAACCGTGGTTCTCTGGTCGCCTCTACTCTATTCCAAATTTACGGAAAAAGTAAAACAATCCCCTTTTTATCCCGATTGGATTCGCCTGAGAGAACAATTAGTACTCGAATATCCGAAAACGTTGGTTCTGGATCTAGAAGAGTATAGAGGCCGGGTAAAATGTCAAAAATTTATAGACCCGCATCATTTAAGCGGAGGCTGTTTCGCGGAACCTACTAAGATTCTCATTTCCTACTTGGAAGCGAAGACCGTGCCTCATAAGAAGAATTCAGGAAAATAA
- a CDS encoding LruC domain-containing protein, whose amino-acid sequence MKKIVLLALLAGLILNCNNGKKKGLLLPFLSLLNTQNGAATGATGSAGIAGNSGSTGVVFTPGDGFGNPVSQPGSGSSPTSSAGTTGSSSSSTPSTSSGTGATNSGNPSGGSSSDGSGSTPPSSQSSSNGNGSSSSNTGTSDNSSSNGNSGNHSSNGGSENNSGSANNHSNNPSSDDRSGNNGGSTNTSGSGNSGGDKGSGTPTVAVVVVDDPKGSSHFNFNTTQTIPLNLTVVDKETKPVSGATVLVYDETSNLLFQGISDSSGKVSGSLTVPTSVGSITIDISIGGESISQYVNLEQRLGITRTIRYAITLPSHKVADSDGDGVPDNTDIYPDDRSRSTELLYPAEGVYTLAFEDLYPSPGDADLNDYVVQFRNEEDLDATGKIVRLRGKYQHVARGAGYTHKLLLKLPVNVGATVTYKRTDGNENNKLAHTTATLTAAQLNQGYELLPDSGKTLHGQNANPGEVFKQGHVATIEIIFDSPVTRAQLGAFPYDLFAHVVNSKQDIHFPGLYKNADGSDRYMDSTGFPWAILVPGAWKYPYEKQDIRKASQTGYGDFSRWVESKGTNYKAWYNHITNESKVFPVPDSPNFLGYLFLSVKKFAAFYAIALLGIGGIGLYILRRKQSIVI is encoded by the coding sequence ATGAAAAAAATCGTTCTACTGGCCCTATTGGCTGGACTGATTCTAAATTGCAATAACGGCAAAAAAAAAGGCCTTTTGCTTCCATTCCTTTCCCTTCTAAACACCCAAAATGGTGCTGCTACTGGTGCAACCGGTAGCGCTGGAATTGCCGGTAATTCCGGAAGTACCGGAGTAGTATTTACCCCCGGTGACGGTTTCGGAAATCCTGTTAGCCAGCCTGGAAGCGGTTCAAGTCCGACCTCTTCTGCAGGGACAACAGGAAGCAGTTCGAGTTCGACTCCTTCAACTTCGTCCGGAACCGGCGCGACAAATTCGGGAAACCCGAGCGGGGGCTCCTCCTCCGATGGGTCCGGAAGTACGCCTCCTTCCAGCCAATCTTCTTCGAATGGAAACGGATCTTCTAGTTCTAATACCGGTACTTCCGATAATTCTTCCTCAAACGGGAACTCAGGCAATCATTCGTCGAACGGAGGCTCCGAGAACAATTCAGGTTCCGCTAATAATCATTCGAATAATCCTTCGTCGGATGACAGGTCCGGAAATAACGGAGGCTCAACCAATACTTCCGGTTCGGGGAATTCCGGCGGAGATAAAGGGTCCGGAACTCCGACCGTGGCAGTCGTAGTCGTAGACGATCCGAAAGGAAGTTCACATTTCAATTTTAATACGACTCAAACGATTCCTCTTAACTTAACGGTCGTGGATAAGGAAACGAAGCCTGTCAGCGGGGCTACGGTTCTTGTCTATGACGAGACGAGTAATCTTCTTTTCCAAGGGATTTCCGATTCTTCCGGTAAGGTAAGCGGATCGTTAACCGTTCCGACGTCCGTAGGAAGTATTACGATCGATATTTCCATAGGAGGAGAGTCCATTTCGCAGTACGTCAATCTGGAGCAACGTTTAGGAATTACCAGAACGATTCGTTATGCGATTACTCTGCCTTCCCATAAGGTCGCAGATTCCGACGGAGACGGGGTCCCGGACAACACGGATATTTATCCGGATGATCGGTCTCGTTCCACGGAACTTTTATATCCTGCCGAGGGAGTTTATACGCTTGCGTTCGAAGATCTTTATCCTTCTCCCGGTGATGCCGATTTGAACGACTATGTCGTGCAATTCAGAAACGAAGAGGACTTGGATGCGACGGGTAAAATCGTGCGGCTTCGTGGAAAATACCAACATGTCGCGAGAGGAGCCGGGTACACGCACAAACTTTTACTCAAGCTACCCGTTAACGTAGGCGCAACCGTTACGTATAAACGAACTGACGGGAACGAGAATAATAAGCTAGCTCATACAACCGCGACCCTTACGGCCGCACAATTAAATCAGGGATACGAGCTTTTGCCGGACTCGGGCAAGACTCTGCACGGTCAAAACGCAAATCCGGGAGAAGTCTTCAAGCAAGGTCATGTGGCCACCATCGAGATCATCTTCGACAGTCCCGTCACGAGAGCTCAGTTGGGTGCGTTCCCGTACGATTTATTCGCGCATGTAGTCAACTCGAAGCAGGATATTCATTTTCCTGGACTTTATAAAAATGCAGACGGATCGGACCGGTATATGGACTCTACGGGATTTCCCTGGGCAATCCTTGTACCGGGAGCCTGGAAATATCCGTATGAAAAGCAGGATATACGTAAGGCCTCACAAACAGGTTACGGAGACTTCTCCCGTTGGGTAGAGTCAAAAGGAACTAACTACAAGGCTTGGTATAATCATATCACGAACGAAAGTAAGGTCTTCCCCGTTCCGGATTCCCCGAACTTTTTAGGTTACCTATTTTTGTCGGTGAAGAAATTCGCCGCATTCTACGCGATCGCCCTCTTAGGAATCGGAGGAATCGGACTGTATATCTTGAGAAGGAAACAATCCATCGTTATCTAA
- a CDS encoding ExbD/TolR family protein translates to MRKSILREEEGAIDLTSFIDVVFILLVFVMLAVSFRKEIRSIPLDLPQVGMGEDPKGERIEIALLPDGTFLWNGANLDRSGLEKELGSGNLKGKEIRFFADETADYGEVVKILDIVRRSGIDSLELAVKGSK, encoded by the coding sequence ATGAGAAAGTCAATTCTGCGGGAGGAAGAAGGGGCGATCGATCTCACCAGTTTTATCGATGTAGTATTCATCCTTCTTGTTTTCGTAATGTTAGCGGTAAGCTTCCGAAAGGAAATCCGTTCGATTCCTTTGGATCTTCCGCAGGTCGGAATGGGCGAGGATCCCAAGGGCGAGCGAATCGAAATCGCGCTATTGCCCGACGGAACCTTCCTCTGGAACGGAGCCAATTTGGATAGAAGCGGTTTGGAAAAAGAACTGGGATCCGGAAATTTAAAAGGTAAGGAAATTCGTTTCTTTGCGGATGAAACCGCCGATTACGGCGAAGTCGTAAAAATTTTAGATATAGTTAGACGATCGGGAATCGATTCACTGGAACTCGCCGTTAAAGGATCTAAGTAG
- a CDS encoding nucleotide pyrophosphohydrolase, whose translation MTFDEAQKSVDDWIRNFGVRYFSELTNLAILMEEVGEFSRLVARKYGDQSFKKGEDPDALPKELGDILFVLICLANQMGISMEDAFRATLEKNTDRDKDRHKNNPKLGTSDSSST comes from the coding sequence ATGACGTTCGACGAAGCGCAAAAATCCGTAGATGATTGGATTCGAAATTTCGGAGTACGATATTTTTCCGAGTTAACAAACCTTGCCATCCTAATGGAGGAAGTCGGAGAATTCTCAAGACTAGTCGCGCGTAAATACGGAGACCAGTCCTTTAAAAAAGGAGAAGATCCGGACGCTCTCCCGAAGGAATTAGGAGATATTCTCTTTGTATTAATTTGTCTCGCGAATCAAATGGGAATTTCCATGGAGGACGCCTTTCGCGCCACTTTGGAGAAAAACACCGATCGCGATAAGGATCGGCATAAGAACAATCCGAAGTTAGGGACGTCGGATTCCTCGTCTACTTAG
- a CDS encoding MBOAT family O-acyltransferase: MLFNSVHFMIFLPIVLIVAKILKGTNRRVFLLLASLYFYNAWHPATIKCADLRTGSWIEFWIDKSFCDFGINLYILILIVSMIVDYFAALLMSREGVSDKFRKICLVGSLVTNLGILGYFKYTNFLLEVFADIQNLGPTKIDPLKIILPVGISFYTFQSMSYTIDVFRKQLEARKSFLDFALYVSFFPQLVAGPIVRAHTFFRDLDHPPVVTRQDIEIAFCQILMGFTRKIVFADNLGKVTDFTFRNYTTLNPIEIWTGTLAFGWQIYFDFAGYTDIAIGVARLFGYKFDPNFNFPMVARNIADHWSRWHISFSTWIRDYIYIPLGGSRAGTLITYRNLFITWLFAGVWHGAAYHYVGWGLWQGVMLAVHREYGATKFAAWINEKGGRTYDIFVRILTMFFLAFGFILFRAETMTKSWDMMKSILFIVPGGIQSVQSYVNFEYGLLLAVCYTMAYYFSKNTIESIVENRRKFILFFLANAFLLLIFGVTESKNFLYFDF; encoded by the coding sequence ATGCTGTTTAATTCCGTCCACTTCATGATTTTTTTGCCGATCGTTTTGATCGTAGCGAAGATTTTGAAAGGAACCAATCGGAGAGTCTTCCTCCTATTGGCAAGTCTCTACTTTTATAACGCCTGGCACCCGGCCACAATCAAATGCGCCGATCTTCGTACCGGAAGTTGGATCGAATTTTGGATCGATAAGTCGTTTTGCGATTTCGGGATCAATTTATATATACTGATCTTAATCGTGTCGATGATCGTGGATTACTTTGCGGCTCTTTTGATGAGTCGGGAAGGAGTGAGCGATAAGTTTCGGAAAATCTGTTTAGTCGGTTCCTTAGTCACGAATCTCGGAATTCTAGGATACTTTAAATATACGAATTTTCTTTTGGAAGTATTCGCCGACATTCAAAATCTAGGGCCCACAAAGATAGATCCCCTAAAGATCATTTTACCCGTGGGAATTTCCTTCTACACGTTTCAATCTATGAGTTATACCATAGACGTTTTCCGGAAACAGTTGGAGGCCCGAAAGTCGTTCTTAGATTTTGCTCTTTACGTTTCTTTTTTCCCGCAACTAGTGGCGGGACCCATCGTGAGAGCTCATACTTTCTTCCGAGACTTGGATCATCCTCCTGTCGTTACTCGACAAGATATAGAAATCGCGTTTTGCCAAATACTGATGGGCTTCACTCGGAAAATCGTCTTTGCCGATAATCTCGGCAAAGTTACCGATTTTACGTTTAGGAATTATACGACCCTCAATCCGATAGAAATCTGGACCGGGACCTTGGCCTTCGGTTGGCAGATCTACTTCGACTTTGCAGGTTACACGGACATTGCAATCGGTGTCGCGAGATTATTCGGATATAAATTCGATCCAAACTTTAACTTCCCGATGGTTGCAAGAAACATTGCGGATCACTGGAGCAGATGGCATATTTCCTTCTCCACATGGATAAGAGACTATATTTACATTCCGCTGGGTGGGTCCCGCGCAGGAACCCTGATCACTTATAGAAACCTATTCATAACCTGGTTATTTGCGGGAGTTTGGCATGGAGCGGCTTATCATTATGTGGGATGGGGGCTTTGGCAAGGAGTGATGTTGGCCGTTCATCGCGAATACGGAGCGACCAAATTTGCCGCATGGATCAACGAAAAAGGCGGCAGAACATACGATATCTTCGTCCGTATTCTGACAATGTTCTTTCTCGCCTTCGGGTTCATTCTATTTAGAGCCGAAACGATGACCAAATCCTGGGATATGATGAAGTCCATCCTCTTCATCGTGCCGGGAGGAATTCAATCGGTTCAGTCTTACGTAAATTTCGAATACGGGTTACTATTGGCGGTCTGTTATACGATGGCTTACTATTTTTCTAAAAATACGATCGAATCCATCGTCGAGAATCGCAGAAAATTCATCCTGTTCTTCTTAGCAAACGCGTTTTTACTTTTGATATTCGGTGTTACCGAAAGTAAGAACTTTCTGTATTTCGATTTCTGA
- a CDS encoding MotA/TolQ/ExbB proton channel family protein produces MNNGILGNGWDWVSIAIGILSIWNLGTFVHVLTTLPKRRMDLLEGFVSGTDAGVWEERVSAALFPLETKLSWIRHLAGIATMLGLLGTVLGISEAFSALQAAGTVSLDAFAGGIRLALVTTILGLTVAIPSLLGYQYLKHRLLDLERDALSWTKIPPGETK; encoded by the coding sequence ATGAATAACGGTATTTTAGGAAACGGTTGGGACTGGGTTTCTATTGCGATCGGAATTCTTTCAATCTGGAATTTAGGAACATTCGTTCATGTTTTGACGACCTTACCCAAACGCAGGATGGATTTGCTCGAAGGGTTTGTTTCCGGAACGGACGCCGGAGTCTGGGAGGAGCGAGTATCCGCGGCGCTTTTTCCGCTTGAAACCAAGCTTTCTTGGATTCGCCACCTCGCGGGCATTGCGACTATGCTCGGACTCTTAGGAACGGTGCTCGGAATATCCGAAGCTTTTTCAGCGTTGCAGGCAGCGGGGACGGTGAGTCTGGATGCGTTTGCCGGTGGAATTCGATTGGCTCTCGTCACCACGATTCTCGGATTGACGGTCGCGATTCCGTCATTATTAGGCTATCAATATTTAAAGCATCGCTTACTGGATTTGGAAAGAGATGCGCTCTCCTGGACTAAAATTCCCCCCGGCGAAACAAAATGA
- a CDS encoding MBOAT family O-acyltransferase has product MIFTSTLFFLFFLIVYIVYWTWNSRKFREWVLLIASLVFYASWNPPFLLHLLGIVFLNYLFLGPIIRTKSKVLLRTILVIDLLNLAIFKYFYFVTDNLFYVTKWSLFDTSSMPFRIILPLAISFYTFQIMAYIIDAYKGKVEEGTSLFHFTLFLLFFPQLVAGPIMRARDFFPRLEHLRIHKTSIYTGLFLIGLGACKKLLIADNIGALIDPVFARPKEYGGLSLFLALNGFTWQVYSDFSGYTDVARGCALLFGFNIPRNFHSPFFSRNVHELWRRWHITLGTWLRDYVYFALGGNRLSELRTNLNQTITFALGGLWHGANWTYIAWGVSHGFFLTTERFMERHGIRILPAQGKFFQGIRMIWTYLLFVFAVAFFRAFTITDSLYFLKNGFFGFKPESKTAFLSFDLIIPFLLGGLLFHALEEPKRYPMWFHRNRGKLLVAFLLIGALFLGNYAGKGQEFIYFAF; this is encoded by the coding sequence ATGATTTTTACATCCACCCTTTTCTTCTTATTTTTTCTGATCGTCTACATCGTCTACTGGACTTGGAATTCCAGAAAATTTCGGGAATGGGTTCTTTTAATCGCCTCTCTCGTCTTTTACGCCTCTTGGAATCCTCCATTTCTACTTCATCTGCTCGGGATCGTTTTTCTCAATTATCTATTTCTAGGACCCATCATCCGGACCAAGAGCAAGGTTTTACTTAGAACCATACTCGTTATCGATCTTTTGAATTTAGCGATCTTTAAATACTTTTATTTCGTGACGGATAATCTTTTTTACGTAACGAAATGGTCCTTGTTCGATACGTCTTCCATGCCTTTTCGGATCATTCTCCCTCTGGCGATCAGTTTTTATACGTTTCAAATCATGGCGTACATAATCGATGCATATAAGGGAAAAGTGGAAGAAGGAACGAGTCTGTTTCATTTTACGTTATTTTTACTTTTCTTCCCGCAATTGGTAGCAGGACCGATCATGCGGGCCCGCGATTTTTTTCCACGCTTGGAACATTTAAGAATTCATAAAACATCGATTTATACGGGACTCTTTCTGATAGGACTAGGGGCCTGCAAGAAATTATTAATCGCCGACAATATAGGTGCTTTGATCGACCCCGTATTCGCTAGACCGAAAGAATATGGAGGACTTTCCCTCTTTTTAGCTCTAAACGGGTTCACTTGGCAGGTATATTCCGACTTCTCGGGTTATACGGATGTGGCTCGAGGATGCGCTTTATTATTCGGATTCAATATCCCGCGAAACTTTCATTCCCCTTTCTTCAGCCGAAATGTCCACGAACTATGGAGACGTTGGCATATCACGTTGGGAACATGGTTACGCGATTACGTGTATTTTGCACTGGGGGGAAACCGGCTCTCCGAACTTCGCACCAATCTAAACCAAACGATTACATTCGCTTTGGGAGGACTTTGGCATGGAGCCAATTGGACTTACATCGCGTGGGGAGTTTCGCACGGATTCTTTTTAACGACCGAACGGTTTATGGAGCGGCATGGAATTCGGATTCTTCCGGCTCAGGGAAAATTTTTTCAAGGAATTCGGATGATCTGGACGTACTTGCTTTTCGTTTTCGCCGTCGCTTTCTTTAGAGCATTTACGATCACGGATTCTTTATATTTTCTGAAGAACGGATTTTTCGGATTTAAACCCGAGAGTAAAACCGCCTTCCTATCTTTCGATTTAATCATACCGTTTCTTCTAGGCGGCCTCCTATTCCATGCCCTGGAAGAACCGAAACGATATCCGATGTGGTTTCATAGGAATCGAGGAAAACTTCTCGTTGCTTTCCTTCTAATCGGCGCTCTTTTCCTCGGAAATTACGCCGGCAAGGGCCAAGAGTTTATTTACTTCGCATTTTAG
- a CDS encoding SGNH/GDSL hydrolase family protein, translating into MNPYLSLIRDRKFWIPVLILVCFDLCLQAGVYRPYLKKGSFAANVVRNTEYVLEKKAVFDPTVVLLGTSVAHQGLSLRILNETLEPYGERMQSFAMEGTELVVQDAIVHKLLPQFKNVHTVIHVLEVSTPWLDLQNLEIHTLSMLSELERSVAFKKIYEFDYRVNYDDLAFLTFKSIAYRRDMRDFFLDPSKRLKDIGRRRKEAKIDPWPYENPNLARISMYPEARDVESCLRATDPSNGQPIPQGSDHFHKKAVWDTCILARKTPTVVGSDAAVAKFFSRLKILHDDIRRIGKQNGKDIRIIAVLAPYSDIVRAWRTPERNRIWKEELEKIKSGTILLDYQSSLDGGNNGDYYYDLIHLNKLGMIKFSEAIVKDLPSALGHTGKQSK; encoded by the coding sequence ATGAATCCATATTTAAGCCTAATTCGAGACAGAAAGTTTTGGATACCCGTTCTGATCCTTGTCTGTTTCGACCTCTGTCTCCAAGCGGGCGTTTATAGACCGTATTTAAAGAAAGGTTCTTTTGCCGCGAATGTAGTAAGAAACACCGAATACGTCCTGGAAAAGAAAGCCGTTTTCGATCCCACCGTCGTTCTTTTGGGGACTTCCGTAGCGCACCAAGGCCTTTCTCTTAGAATCTTGAACGAAACGCTGGAACCTTACGGCGAGAGAATGCAATCCTTTGCGATGGAAGGAACGGAATTAGTCGTGCAAGACGCGATCGTCCATAAACTTCTCCCGCAGTTCAAGAACGTGCATACCGTAATTCATGTGTTGGAAGTTTCCACACCGTGGTTGGATTTGCAAAATTTGGAAATCCACACTCTCTCGATGTTAAGCGAACTAGAAAGAAGCGTGGCCTTTAAGAAAATCTACGAATTCGATTACAGAGTAAATTACGATGACCTGGCCTTTCTTACCTTCAAAAGCATCGCGTATCGACGCGATATGCGCGATTTCTTTTTAGATCCGTCAAAACGGCTAAAGGATATCGGAAGAAGAAGAAAGGAAGCTAAGATCGACCCATGGCCCTATGAAAATCCTAACCTTGCTCGAATCAGCATGTACCCGGAAGCTAGAGACGTGGAATCCTGTTTAAGAGCCACCGATCCTAGCAACGGACAACCGATTCCGCAAGGCTCGGATCATTTTCACAAAAAGGCGGTTTGGGATACTTGCATATTGGCCAGAAAAACCCCCACAGTCGTAGGATCGGACGCAGCTGTTGCTAAATTTTTTAGCCGATTAAAAATTCTGCACGATGATATTCGTAGAATCGGAAAACAAAACGGTAAGGATATTCGGATCATTGCGGTCCTCGCCCCCTATAGCGATATAGTGCGGGCATGGAGAACTCCGGAAAGAAATCGGATCTGGAAAGAGGAATTGGAAAAAATCAAATCGGGGACGATTTTATTGGATTATCAGTCCAGTTTGGATGGCGGTAATAACGGCGATTATTATTATGATTTAATCCATTTAAATAAATTAGGGATGATTAAATTTTCGGAAGCGATCGTGAAGGACCTCCCTTCGGCGTTAGGTCATACGGGAAAACAAAGTAAATGA
- a CDS encoding ubiquinone/menaquinone biosynthesis methyltransferase — MTSFQMPTAESKALFVKQNFDTISARYDRFNDWNSFFLHRLWKNRLVKEIEERAGQKILALDLCCGTGDISVRLERSPQVDKVLCVDFSEGMLDIARHRLADPIRKGRVQVQVGDATNLSSIQSSSLDAVSVGFGLRNVDNLDKAISEIYRVLKPGGIFANLDVGKVQYPLVRWLANFYFFRIVPILGHLLWGGKNEMFNYLPVSSLTYPDQNSLKELLQKRGFTDVRYKNFVFGNAVLHTGKK; from the coding sequence ATGACTAGTTTCCAAATGCCGACCGCCGAATCCAAAGCGCTGTTCGTGAAGCAGAATTTCGACACTATCTCGGCCAGATATGATCGCTTCAACGATTGGAATAGTTTTTTCCTGCATCGCCTTTGGAAGAATCGACTCGTAAAGGAAATCGAAGAGCGGGCCGGGCAGAAGATTCTCGCGTTAGACTTATGCTGCGGAACCGGGGACATCTCCGTCAGACTAGAAAGGTCTCCGCAAGTCGACAAAGTACTCTGCGTAGACTTTTCGGAAGGAATGCTGGATATTGCAAGGCATCGATTAGCGGATCCGATCCGGAAAGGCCGGGTCCAAGTTCAGGTCGGAGACGCGACAAACCTTTCCTCGATTCAGTCTTCTAGTCTAGATGCGGTGAGCGTAGGGTTCGGCCTGCGAAACGTGGACAATCTAGATAAAGCGATCTCGGAAATCTATAGAGTCTTAAAACCCGGAGGAATTTTTGCAAACCTGGATGTCGGAAAGGTTCAATATCCATTGGTCCGATGGTTGGCAAATTTCTATTTCTTTCGAATCGTTCCAATTCTTGGCCACCTCCTTTGGGGAGGAAAAAACGAAATGTTCAATTATTTACCGGTTTCTTCCTTAACCTATCCTGATCAGAATTCCCTGAAAGAACTATTGCAAAAACGGGGATTTACGGACGTTCGGTATAAAAACTTCGTTTTCGGAAATGCGGTTTTGCATACCGGCAAAAAATAA